One window of the Tetragenococcus koreensis genome contains the following:
- the ftsE gene encoding cell division ATP-binding protein FtsE, protein MIEMKDVTKKYPNGTAAIRGLSISIDQGEFVYVVGPSGAGKSTFIKLMYREEKPTGGDLKVAEYDLMNIKNREVPYLRREIGVVFQDYKLLERKTVYENVAYAMQVIGRRPREIKKRVMDVLDMVGLKHKARVFPNQLSGGEQQRVSIARAIVNTPQVVIADEPTGNLDPEISWEIMKLLDRINAQGTTVVMATHNRTIVNTIRHRVIAIENGKIIRDQAEGEYGYDA, encoded by the coding sequence ATGATTGAAATGAAGGATGTAACCAAAAAGTATCCGAATGGTACAGCAGCTATCCGTGGCCTTTCGATTTCGATCGATCAAGGAGAGTTTGTTTATGTTGTTGGTCCTTCTGGCGCTGGTAAATCAACGTTTATCAAATTAATGTATCGTGAAGAAAAGCCAACAGGCGGAGATTTGAAAGTTGCTGAATACGATTTGATGAACATTAAAAACCGTGAAGTGCCATATTTGCGTCGTGAAATTGGCGTGGTATTCCAAGATTATAAATTGCTAGAAAGAAAAACAGTTTATGAAAATGTCGCTTATGCGATGCAAGTTATCGGACGTAGACCTAGAGAAATCAAAAAAAGGGTTATGGATGTATTAGATATGGTTGGCTTAAAACATAAAGCACGTGTATTTCCTAATCAATTATCTGGCGGGGAACAGCAACGTGTTTCTATCGCACGGGCGATTGTAAATACACCGCAAGTTGTTATTGCTGATGAACCTACCGGAAACTTAGACCCTGAAATTTCTTGGGAAATTATGAAGTTATTAGATCGTATCAATGCTCAAGGAACAACCGTTGTAATGGCTACACATAATAGAACCATTGTAAATACGATTCGTCACCGTGTGATTGCCATTGAGAATGGAAAAATCATTCGAGACCAAGCGGAAGGAGAGTATGGATACGATGCTTAG
- a CDS encoding aldo/keto reductase, whose protein sequence is MTIPTFQLTDGTILPAVGFGTANLKGAEGVQTLTTAMQNGYRLFDTAYNYENEGTLGQAIKKSSLTRKDLLIASKLPGRSHQYRKAISAIQESLYRTGLDYFDLYLIHWPNPKRDEYVEAWQAMIDAQRFGLIRSIGVSNFLPEHLEKLKKETGVLPVVNQLELHPLFSQKEQREYHKKNQILTEAWSPLGGTDHQLVRPVTELPLLVDLAKKYHKNVGQIILRWEFQLGVLSLPLSRNPFRQVQNLSLFDFELTKEEVQQIIALDQEDARVSGQDPKTHEEL, encoded by the coding sequence ATGACAATACCAACATTTCAATTAACAGATGGAACGATCTTACCAGCAGTAGGATTTGGAACTGCAAATTTAAAGGGCGCTGAAGGCGTTCAGACACTAACGACTGCTATGCAAAATGGCTATCGGTTATTTGACACAGCGTACAACTATGAAAATGAGGGAACTCTGGGTCAAGCAATCAAAAAATCTAGCCTTACTCGAAAAGATTTATTAATTGCTTCTAAATTACCTGGACGTTCTCACCAATACCGTAAAGCTATTTCAGCTATTCAAGAATCGTTATATCGGACTGGGCTCGATTATTTTGACCTTTATCTTATTCATTGGCCCAATCCCAAGCGCGATGAATATGTAGAAGCATGGCAAGCAATGATTGATGCGCAGCGTTTTGGTCTTATCCGTTCGATTGGTGTTTCGAACTTTTTACCTGAACATTTAGAAAAATTAAAAAAAGAAACAGGCGTGCTTCCAGTGGTAAACCAGTTGGAATTGCATCCATTGTTTAGTCAAAAAGAACAACGAGAGTATCATAAGAAAAACCAAATTTTAACAGAAGCTTGGAGTCCATTAGGGGGTACTGACCATCAATTGGTTAGACCCGTTACCGAATTACCTTTATTAGTAGATTTAGCTAAAAAATACCATAAAAACGTGGGACAAATTATTTTACGTTGGGAATTTCAATTAGGCGTGCTTTCCTTACCTCTGTCACGTAATCCATTTAGACAAGTACAAAATCTTTCCCTTTTTGACTTTGAACTGACAAAGGAGGAAGTACAACAAATTATCGCGCTAGACCAAGAGGATGCTCGTGTTTCAGGACAAGATCCAAAGACCCATGAAGAATTATAA
- the pstB gene encoding phosphate ABC transporter ATP-binding protein PstB — translation MEEYNLQDRNIFEMQDRDVILNTQDLHVWYGNNEAIKGIDLEFEKNKITALIGPSGCGKSTYLRSLNRMNDEIANTKVTGKIMYKDVDLNSKEVDVYEMRKRIGMVFQQPNPFSKSIYENITFALQRHGEKDKKKLDEIVETSLKQAALWDQVKDSLHKSALALSGGQQQRLCIARAIAMKPDILLLDEPASALDPISTGTVEETLIQLKEHYSVVIVTHNMQQAARISDYTAFFYLGNVLEYDVTRKVFTRPKIKATEDYVSGHFG, via the coding sequence ATGGAAGAGTACAACTTACAAGATAGAAATATATTTGAAATGCAAGATCGCGATGTTATTTTGAATACGCAAGATTTACATGTTTGGTATGGAAATAATGAAGCCATCAAAGGTATCGATCTTGAATTTGAAAAAAATAAAATTACCGCTTTGATTGGTCCGTCTGGATGTGGGAAATCTACATATCTACGTTCTTTAAATCGAATGAATGATGAAATTGCCAACACAAAAGTGACGGGTAAAATCATGTATAAAGATGTAGACTTAAATTCAAAAGAAGTCGACGTTTATGAGATGCGTAAGCGAATTGGGATGGTTTTTCAACAACCTAATCCGTTTAGTAAATCAATTTATGAAAACATTACGTTTGCACTACAACGTCACGGAGAAAAAGACAAGAAGAAACTAGATGAAATTGTCGAAACAAGCTTAAAGCAAGCTGCTTTATGGGATCAGGTCAAAGATTCTTTGCATAAAAGTGCTTTAGCTTTATCTGGTGGCCAACAACAACGATTATGTATTGCCCGAGCGATTGCGATGAAACCCGATATTTTATTGTTAGATGAACCAGCTAGTGCTTTAGATCCTATTTCAACAGGGACGGTCGAAGAAACGTTGATACAACTAAAAGAACATTATTCGGTTGTCATTGTGACTCATAACATGCAGCAAGCAGCTCGTATTAGTGATTATACTGCATTCTTTTATCTAGGAAACGTATTAGAGTATGATGTAACACGTAAAGTCTTTACTCGACCAAAAATAAAAGCGACAGAAGACTATGTCTCTGGACATTTTGGTTAA
- the pstC gene encoding phosphate ABC transporter permease subunit PstC, producing MENVKEVLTKKSKKSKLEQRGKIISFLCISIIVLVVLSIFYFVASKGLATFFVDKVNVFDFLFGTEWNPSQVGSDGQPMVGALPMIVGSFLVTFLSAIVATPFAIGAAVFMVEISPKNGQKLLQPVIELLVGIPSVVYGFIGLSIIVPVIRALFGGTGFGILAGTFVLFVMILPTVTTMTVDALKAVPRHYREASLALGATRWQTIYKVVLRAAIPGILTAVVFGMARAFGEALAIQMVIGNAALMPTSLVTPASTLTSILTMGIGNTIMGTVENNVLWSLALILLLMSLIFNIVIRLIGKKGAMK from the coding sequence TTGGAAAATGTAAAAGAAGTGTTAACCAAAAAGTCGAAAAAGTCCAAACTAGAACAACGCGGGAAAATCATCAGTTTCTTGTGTATTTCTATTATTGTATTGGTTGTTTTATCCATTTTTTATTTTGTAGCAAGTAAAGGCTTGGCTACATTTTTTGTTGATAAAGTAAATGTCTTTGACTTTTTATTTGGAACAGAATGGAATCCTAGCCAAGTTGGTTCAGATGGTCAACCCATGGTTGGGGCATTACCAATGATTGTTGGTTCATTTCTGGTGACGTTCTTATCGGCAATTGTTGCAACACCGTTTGCGATTGGAGCAGCCGTCTTTATGGTTGAAATTTCGCCTAAAAATGGACAAAAACTGTTACAACCAGTTATTGAACTGTTAGTTGGTATTCCTTCGGTTGTTTATGGTTTTATCGGTTTGTCGATCATTGTTCCGGTTATTCGTGCGCTTTTTGGTGGCACAGGTTTTGGTATTTTAGCCGGTACTTTTGTTTTGTTCGTTATGATTTTACCTACAGTTACAACTATGACCGTAGATGCTTTAAAAGCTGTTCCTCGTCATTATCGAGAGGCCTCACTTGCTCTAGGTGCAACCCGTTGGCAAACAATCTATAAAGTTGTGCTGCGGGCGGCCATTCCAGGCATTTTAACAGCAGTAGTTTTTGGAATGGCCCGGGCATTTGGTGAAGCTTTAGCTATTCAAATGGTTATTGGTAATGCTGCATTGATGCCAACTAGTTTAGTGACGCCAGCTTCTACCTTGACCTCGATTCTAACGATGGGAATCGGCAATACGATTATGGGGACGGTTGAAAATAATGTCCTTTGGTCGCTTGCTTTAATTTTGCTATTGATGTCTCTGATCTTTAATATTGTGATCCGCTTAATCGGCAAGAAAGGAGCGATGAAGTAA
- the pstA gene encoding phosphate ABC transporter permease PstA — MKAKRWDKIATAILYIIAAFLVLILAFLLLFILVRGLPHISWEFLTQPAKAYQEGGGIGIQLFNSFYLLLITMLISLPISLGSGIYLSEYAKKNWVTDIIRTSVEILSSLPSVVVGLFGFLIFVVQFQYGFSIISGALALTFFNLPLLTRNIEESLNAIHHTQREAGLALGLSRWETVLHVVLPAATPGILSGVILSSGRIFGEAAALIYTAGQSAPALDFTNWNPLSISSPIGLFRQAETLAVHIWKINSEGTMPDGDAVSAGASAVLILAVLFFNFSARAVGKRLYKRLTSA; from the coding sequence ATGAAAGCTAAACGTTGGGATAAAATCGCAACAGCGATACTTTATATTATTGCCGCATTTCTTGTTTTGATTCTTGCTTTTTTACTGCTTTTTATACTTGTTCGCGGGTTGCCACATATTTCCTGGGAATTTTTGACCCAGCCAGCAAAGGCGTATCAAGAAGGCGGCGGTATTGGCATCCAGTTGTTTAATTCTTTTTATTTGTTGCTTATTACAATGTTAATTAGTCTTCCAATTTCTTTAGGTTCAGGGATCTATTTATCTGAGTATGCGAAAAAGAATTGGGTGACAGACATTATACGAACTTCTGTAGAAATATTGAGTTCCTTGCCTTCTGTAGTTGTTGGTCTATTCGGATTTTTAATTTTCGTAGTACAATTTCAATATGGATTTTCCATTATTTCTGGTGCTTTAGCATTGACCTTTTTCAACTTACCTCTTTTAACGAGAAATATTGAAGAATCACTCAATGCTATCCACCATACGCAAAGAGAAGCTGGCTTAGCGTTAGGCCTTTCTCGTTGGGAAACCGTATTGCACGTGGTATTGCCAGCAGCTACTCCAGGTATTTTAAGCGGTGTGATCTTAAGCTCGGGCCGGATTTTTGGTGAAGCGGCTGCTTTAATTTACACTGCGGGTCAAAGTGCTCCTGCTTTAGATTTTACCAATTGGAATCCACTCAGTATTTCGAGTCCGATTGGCTTGTTCCGTCAAGCAGAAACATTGGCCGTGCACATTTGGAAAATTAATTCAGAAGGCACCATGCCAGATGGCGATGCTGTATCTGCAGGGGCTTCTGCTGTTTTGATTCTCGCTGTGTTGTTCTTTAATTTCAGTGCACGGGCTGTAGGTAAGAGATTATATAAAAGATTAACTTCAGCCTGA
- the ftsX gene encoding permease-like cell division protein FtsX, whose protein sequence is MLRNFFQHVLESLKSLRRNGWMTVSSVTAVTITLTLLGAFLVIILNTVKLAQDMENNVEVSVYVNYEADEDEKEELRAELEEIPHVDSIAFSSKDEELERVQNSYGDSWDLFDQDNPLLDVFIVRADDPQYVEGITEEANGMTEYVQEASYGEDLSDRIFSIAQNVRTWGLIGTIVLIVVAIFLISNTIRMTILTRKQEIQVMRLVGAKNGYIRWPFFLEGGWIGLLGSVIPIILMYSVYNRAYELINPILERSNYSLLSPGSFNWQMSLLLAVIGIVIGSIGSAFSMRRFLKF, encoded by the coding sequence ATGCTTAGGAATTTTTTCCAACATGTTTTAGAAAGCTTAAAAAGCTTACGTCGCAATGGATGGATGACTGTTTCGTCTGTTACAGCCGTGACGATAACGTTAACCTTATTAGGAGCGTTTCTTGTTATTATTTTAAATACTGTAAAATTAGCTCAAGATATGGAAAACAATGTTGAGGTATCCGTCTATGTGAATTACGAGGCAGATGAAGACGAGAAAGAAGAATTAAGAGCAGAATTGGAAGAAATTCCTCACGTAGATTCAATTGCTTTTTCTAGTAAGGATGAAGAATTAGAAAGAGTACAAAACTCTTATGGTGATTCTTGGGACTTATTTGATCAAGATAATCCGCTGCTTGATGTCTTTATTGTCAGAGCAGATGATCCGCAATACGTAGAAGGGATTACTGAAGAAGCTAATGGGATGACTGAATATGTTCAGGAAGCCTCTTATGGTGAAGATCTTTCCGATCGAATTTTCAGTATTGCTCAAAACGTACGGACTTGGGGGTTAATCGGTACAATTGTCCTTATTGTCGTTGCGATCTTCTTGATTTCTAATACCATTCGAATGACCATTCTAACCCGTAAGCAAGAGATCCAAGTGATGCGTTTGGTTGGCGCTAAAAATGGTTACATCCGCTGGCCTTTCTTCCTTGAAGGTGGTTGGATTGGGCTCTTAGGTTCAGTTATACCGATTATATTAATGTATTCAGTCTACAACCGAGCTTATGAGTTAATTAATCCGATCTTAGAACGTTCCAATTATAGTTTACTAAGCCCGGGAAGCTTTAATTGGCAAATGAGTCTTTTATTAGCGGTTATAGGTATTGTGATCGGGTCCATCGGTTCCGCTTTTTCTATGCGCCGCTTCCTAAAATTCTAG
- a CDS encoding phosphate ABC transporter substrate-binding protein PstS, with protein sequence MKKKIVGLLTLGFTIILSGCSQWIDQGESVTAVGSSALQPLVETVAEEFQQDRPGQFVNVQGGGSGTGLSQVQSGAVDIGNSDMFAEEKSGVDASQLVDHRVAVIGITPIVNQDIGVDELSKDELKEIFLGKITNWKEVGGNDQEIVILNRASGSGTRDTFEKWILDDENPIASQEQDSSGMVRQIVSDTPGAISYIAFSYVTDDVDVLAIDGVQPTDENVTTNDWPIWSYEHMYTKGEPTGLTKEFLDYTLSDDVQKNLVGQLGYIPVSQMKVERDANGDIVE encoded by the coding sequence ATGAAAAAGAAGATAGTAGGATTATTAACTCTTGGTTTTACAATTATCCTTTCTGGTTGCAGTCAATGGATTGATCAAGGAGAATCTGTTACAGCAGTTGGGTCTTCTGCGTTGCAGCCTTTAGTGGAAACAGTGGCAGAAGAATTTCAACAAGATCGCCCAGGGCAATTTGTGAATGTCCAAGGCGGCGGTAGTGGAACGGGCTTAAGCCAAGTCCAATCAGGAGCAGTCGATATTGGTAATTCAGATATGTTTGCAGAAGAAAAAAGCGGTGTGGACGCTAGTCAACTTGTCGACCATCGAGTAGCGGTTATTGGCATTACGCCCATTGTCAACCAAGATATTGGCGTTGATGAATTATCAAAAGATGAATTGAAAGAAATATTTTTAGGAAAGATTACTAATTGGAAAGAAGTCGGGGGAAATGACCAGGAAATTGTCATTTTGAATCGCGCTTCTGGCAGTGGAACTCGAGATACTTTTGAAAAATGGATTCTTGACGATGAAAATCCGATTGCTTCACAAGAACAAGATTCAAGCGGAATGGTTAGACAAATTGTCAGTGATACACCTGGAGCAATCAGTTATATTGCTTTTTCATATGTTACTGATGACGTTGATGTTTTAGCGATCGACGGTGTCCAGCCTACGGATGAAAATGTAACAACCAATGACTGGCCGATTTGGTCTTATGAACACATGTATACAAAAGGTGAGCCTACAGGATTGACCAAAGAATTTTTAGATTATACTCTTTCAGATGATGTACAAAAAAATTTAGTCGGTCAATTAGGTTATATTCCTGTATCACAAATGAAAGTTGAACGTGATGCTAACGGAGACATTGTGGAGTAG